The following are encoded together in the Diachasmimorpha longicaudata isolate KC_UGA_2023 chromosome 3, iyDiaLong2, whole genome shotgun sequence genome:
- the Mhc gene encoding myosin heavy chain, muscle isoform X4 → MPKPAVQEGDDPDPTPYLFVTLEQKRIDQSKPYDAKKACWVPDEKEGYLLGEIKATKGDVVSVVLPGGETKDYKKDQLQQVNPPKYEKAEDMSNLTYLNDASVLHNLKQRYYHKLIYTYSGLFCVAINPYKRFPVYTFRCAKLYRGKRRSEVPPHIFAISDGAYVNMLTNSENQSMLITGESGAGKTENTKKVIAYFATVGASTKKPEEGSKKKGSLEDQVVQTNPVLEAFGNAKTVRNDNSSRFGKFIRIHFGPSGKLAGADIETYLLEKARVISQQTLERSYHIFYQMMSGSVKGLKEMLLLSNNVHDYYFVSQGKTTIPGLDDGEELLVTDEAFNVLGFTQEEKDNIYKITASVMHMGGMKFKQRGREEQAEADGTDEGDRVAKLLGVDCQDMYKNLLKPRIKVGNEFVTQGRNKDQVAYSVGAMSKAMFDRTFKWLVKKCNETLDTQQKRQHFIGVLDIAGFEIFDYNGFEQLCINFTNEKLQQFFNHHMFVLEQEEYKKEGIVWQFIDFGMDLLACIELIEKPMGILSILEEESMFPKATDKTFEEKLNNNHLGKSPNFLKPKPPKPGQQAAHFAIGHYAGNVPYNITGWLEKNKDPLNDTVVDQFKKSTNKLLVEIFADHPGQSGGGDAKGGRGKKGGGFSTVSSSYKEQLNNLMTTLRATQPHFVRCIIPNELKQPGVIDSHLVMHQLTCNGVLEGIRICRKGFPNRMNYPDFKLRYKILAPAGVDAAGGDPKKAAAAILESSGLDPDQYRLGHTKVFFRAGVLGQMEELRDERLSKIAAWMQAYIRGYLARKDFKRLQEQRLALQVVQRNLRRYLKLRTWPWWKLWQKVRPLLNASRIEDELAELQEKCRATTEAFEREEKARKELESLNSKLLAEKTDLLRQLEGEAGSLQEYQEKAVKLAAQKLDLESQLLDVSERLQQEEDARNNLFQNKKKLEQEVSGLKKDVEDLELAIQKSEQDKATKDHQIRNLNDEIAHQDELINKLNKEKKSQGESNQKTAEELQAAEDKVNHLNKVKVKLEQTLDELEDTLEREKKLRADVEKAKRKTEGDLKLTQEAVADLERNKKELEQTIQRKDKELSSLTAKLEDEQGLVGKLQKQIKELQQRIEELEEEVEAERQARAKAEKQRSDLARELEELGERLEEAGGATSAQIELNKKREAELAKLRRDLEEANIQHESSLSSLRKKHNDAVAEMGEQIDTLNKLKARIEKEKVQYFTELNDLRASVDHLSNEKAAQEKIAKQLQHQLNEAQGKIEELNRTVNDFDAAKKKLSIENSDLLRQLEEAESQVSQLSKIKISLTTQLEDTKRLADEEGRERATLLGKFRNLEHDLDNIREQVEEEAEGKADLQRQLSKANAEAQLWRSKYESEGVARAEELEEAKRKLQARLAEAEETIESLNQKVIALEKTKQRLATEVEDLQIEVDRATAIANAAEKKQKAFDKIIGEWKLKVDDLAAELDASQKECRNYSTELFRLKGAYEESQEQLEAVRRENKNLADEVKDLLDQIGEGGRNIHEVEKARKRLEAEKDELQAALEEAEAALEQEENKVLRAQLELSQVRQEIDRRIQEKEEEFENTRKNHQRALDSMQASLEAEAKGKAEALRMKKKLEADINELEIALDHANKANAEAQKNIKRYQQQLKDVQTALEEEQRARDEARELLGISERRANALQNELEESRTLLEQADRARRQAEQECADAHEQLNDISAQNASISAAKRKLEAELQTLHSDLDELLNEAKNSEEKAKKAMVDAARLADELRAEQDHAQTQEKLRKALEAQIKELQVRLDEAEANALKGGKKAIQKLEQRVRELENELDGEQRRHADAQKNLRKAERRIKELSFQADEDRKNHERMQDLVDKLQQKIKTYKRQIEEAEEIAALNLAKFRKAQQELEEAEERADLAEQAITKFRTKGGRGGSQARGLSPAPHRPAFKTPFDGSSFPPRFDLQPDGDF, encoded by the exons ATGCCGAAACCAGCTGTACAGGAGGGAGACGATCCCGATCCAACGCCATATCTTTTTGTTACTTTGGAACAGAAGAGAATCGACCAGTCTAAACCCTACGATGCGAAGAAAGCTTGCTGGGTGCCAGATGAGAAGGAAGGATACCTTCTTGGAGAAATTAAAGCGACGAAAGGAGATGTTGTCTCTGTTGTCCTGCCAGGTGGTGAG ACCAAAGACTACAAGAAGGATCAACTGCAGCAGGTCAATCCACCCAAATACGAAAAAGCTGAGGATATGTCCAATTTGACATACCTCAATGATGCATCTGTTCTTCATAACTTGAAGCAGCGTTATTATCACAAACTCATTTAC ACCTACTCCGGACTTTTCTGCGTAGCCATCAATCCTTACAAGAGGTTCCCCGTATACACATTCAGGTGTGCCAAGCTCTACCGTGGTAAGAGGCGTAGCGAAGTGCCACCCCACATTTTCGCTATCTCTGATGGTGCCTACGTTAACATGTTGACCA ACAGCGAGAATCAGTCTATGTTGATTACTGGTGAATCTGGAGCTGGTAAGACTGAGAACACGAAAAAAGTAATTGCGTACTTTGCCACCGTCGGTGCTTCAACAAAGAAGCCCGAAGAAGGCTCCAAGAAGAAGGGCTCTCTTGAGGACCAGGTTGTGCAGACCAATCCTGTACTTGAGGCCTTCGGTAACGCCAAGACCGTCCGTAACGATAACTCGTCACGTTTC GGTAAGTTCATCCGTATTCACTTCGGTCCATCTGGAAAATTGGCTGGTGCTGACATTGAAACTT ATCTATTGGAGAAGGCTCGTGTCATCTCTCAACAGACATTGGAGCGTTCTTACCACATTTTCTACCAGATGATGTCCGGCTCCGTCAAGGGACTCAAGG AGATGTTACTGCTATCGAACAACGTCCACGACTACTACTTTGTATCACAAGGAAAAACAACAATCCCCGGATTGGACGACGGGGAGGAGTTGCTTGTTACCGAC GAAGCCTTCAATGTACTCGGTTTCACCCAAGAGGAGAAGGACAACATCTACAAGATCACTGCTTCCGTCATGCACATGGGAGGAATGAAATTCAAACAGAGGGGTCGTGAAGAACAGGcggaagccgatggcaccgat GAAGGTGATCGTGTTGCTAAGCTTCTTGGCGTCGACTGCCAAGACATGTACAAGAATCTGTTGAAGCCGAGAATCAAGGTCGGTAACGAATTCGTAACCCAGGGTCGTAACAAGGATCAGGTTGCCTACTCAGTTGGTGCCATGTCCAAGGCTATGTTTGACAGAACATTCAAGTGGCTCGTCAAGAAGTGTAACGAAACTCTAGACACCCAACAGAAGCGTCAGCACTTCATCGGTGTACTGGATATTGCTGGCTTTGAGATTTTCGAC TACAACGGTTTTGAGCAGCTTTGCATCAACTTCACCAATGAAAAACTTCAACAATTCTTCAATCATCACATGTTTGTACTCGAACAAGAGGAGTACAAGAAAGAGGGAATCGTATGGCAGTTCATTGATTTTGGAATGGATTTATTAGCCTGTATCGAACTTATTGAGAAG CCCATGGGTATCCTCTCAATTCTTGAGGAAGAGTCTATGTTCCCCAAAGCCACGGACAAGACATTCGAGGAGAAATTGAACAATAACCATCTTGGCAAGAGTCCTAACTTCCTCAAACCAAAACCACCAAAGCCTGGCCAACAAGCTGCTCATTTCGCCATTGGTCACTACGCCGGTAAT GTACCTTACAACATTACTGGATGGCTGGAGAAGAACAAGGATCCGTTGAACGACACTGTTGTCGATCAATTCAAGAAATCAACCAACAAACTGTTGGTTGAAATCTTCGCTGATCATCCAGGCCAATCTGGTGGTGGTGATGCTAAAGGTGGACGTGGTAAGAAGGGAGGTGGTTTCTCAACTGTATCATCATCATACAAGGAGCAGTTGAACAACCTCATGACAACATTGAGAGCTACCCAACCCCACTTCGTCCGTTGTATCATTCCCAACGAATTGAAACAACCTGGTGTCATTGACTCTCATCTTGTGATGCACCAGCTGACTTGTAACGGTGTACTTGAGGGTATCCGTATTTGTCGTAAAGGTTTCCCCAACAGAATGAACTACCCTGACTTCAAACTTCG GTACAAGATATTGGCACCAGCTGGAGTAGATGCAGCGGGTGGTGATCCAAAGAAGGCAGCTGCTGCTATTTTGGAATCATCTGGTCTCGATCCTGATCAGTATCGTCTTGGACACACCAAG GTATTCTTCCGCGCTGGAGTCTTGGGTCAGATGGAAGAACTTCGTGACGAGCGTCTCAGCAAGATTGCTGCATGGATGCAGGCATACATCCGTGGTTACCTGGCACGTAAAGACTTTAAGAGACTCCAGGAGCAGCGTCTCGCTTTACAAGTTGTTCAACGCAACTTGCGCAGATACCTCAAGCTTCGTACCTGGCCATGGTGGAAACTGTGGCAGAAGGTCAGGCCACTTCTCAACGCCAGTCGTATTGAGGACGAGTTGGCT GAACTCCAAGAGAAATGCCGTGCTACAACGGAGGCCTTCGAACGTGAGGAGAAGGCACGAAAAGAATTGGAATCATTGAACAGCAAATTATTAGCTGAAAAGACCGATCTCCTCCGTCAATTGGAGGGTGAAGCTGGATCTCTCCAAGAATACCAAGAGAAGGCTGTCAAATTGGCCGCACAGAAATTGGATCTGGAGTCTCAACTTTTG GATGTCAGCGAGAGACTACAACAAGAAGAAGATGCCAGGAACAACCTCTTCCAGAATAAGAAGAAATTGGAACAGGAAGTATCCGGACTCAAGAAAGATGTTGAGGACCTCGAGTTGGCAATTCAAAAATCCGAGCAGGATAAAGCAACCAAGGACCACCAAATTAGAAATTTGAATGATGAAATTGCTCATCAGGATGAGCTTATCAACAAATTGAACAAGGAGAAGAAGAGCCAAGGTGAATCCAATCAGAAGACTGCTGAGGAGCTCCAGGCTGCTGAAGACAAGGTCAACCACCTCAACAAAGTTAAGGTTAAGCTTGAACAGACCCTCGACGAACTTGAAGATACTCTTGAGCGCGAGAAGAAACTCCG TGCTGATGTTGAGAAGGCGAAGAGAAAGACTGAGGGTGACCTTAAATTGACCCAGGAAGCTGTTGCCGACCTCGAACGTAACAAGAAGGAACTTGAACAAACAATTCAACGCAAAGACAAAGAATTATCGTCCCTCACTGCCAAACTCGAAGATGAACAAGGACTCGTTGGAAAACTCCAGAAACAGATCAAGGAATTGCAACAACGTATCGAAGAACTCGAGGAAGAAGTCGAGGCTGAGAGGCAAGCACGCGCCAAGGCTGAGAAACAGCGCAGCGACTTGGCAAGGGAACTTGAAGAACTTGGTGAACGTCTTGAGGAGGCTGGTGGTGCAACATCTGCCCAGATTGAGCTCAACAAGAAGAGAGAGGCCGAGCTCGCCAAGCTCCGCAGGGATCTTGAGGAGGCCAACATCCAGCACGAATCATCCCTCTCCAGTCTTAGGAAGAAGCACAACGATGCCGTTGCTGAGATGGGAGAACAGATCGACACTCTCAATAAACTGAAAGCTAG GATTGAGAAAGAAAAGGTTCAGTACTTTACTGAGTTGAACGACCTTCGCGCATCCGTTGACCACTTGAGCAATgagaag GCTGCCCAAGAGAAGATTGCCAAGCAGCTCCAACACCAGTTGAACGAGGCCCAGGGCAAGATTGAGGAATTGAACCGCACGGTGAACGATTTCGATGCTGCCAAGAAGAAGCTGTCAATCGAAAACAGCGATCTCCTCCGCCAGTTGGAAGAGGCCGAGTCTCAGGTGTCTCAACTGTCAAAGATCAAGATCTCCCTGACAACGCAACTCGAGGACACAAAACGTCTTGCCGACGAGGAGGGCCGCGAACGCGCTACACTCCTGGGCAAGTTCCGCAATTTGGAGCACGATTTGGACAACATCAGGGAACAGGTAGAAGAGGAGGCCGAGGGCAAGGCAGATCTCCAACGCCAGTTGAGCAAGGCAAACGCAGAAGCCCAACTCTGGCGCTCGAAGTACGAGTCGGAGGGTGTCGCCAGAGCAGAAGAGCTCGAGGAAGCTAAACGCAAGCTCCAAGCTCGTCTCGCTGAAGCTGAGGAGACCATTGAGTCACTCAACCAGAAGGTTATCGCTCTTGAGAAGACCAAGCAGCGTCTTGCTACTGAAGTTGAGGATCTGCAGATCGAGGTCGACAGAGCTACAGCTATTGCCAATGCCGCTGAGAAGAAACAGAAGGCATTCGATAAGATCATTGGAGAATGGAAACTCAAGGTCGATGATCTCGCTGCAGAACTTGATGCTAGCCAGAAGGAGTGCAGGAACTACTCCACCGAGTTGTTCCGTCTCAAGGGAGCATACGAAGAAAGCCAAGAGCAGCTCGAGGCTGTACGCAGGGAGAACAAGAATCTCGCTGATGAAGTTAAGGATCTTCTTGATCAAATTGGTGAGGGTGGAAGGAACATCCACGAGGTTGAGAAGGCCAGGAAGCGTCTAGAGGCCGAGAAGGACGAGCTCCAGGCGGCTCTTGAGGAGGCTGAGGCTGCACTTGAGCAGGAGGAGAACAAGGTACTCCGTGCACAGCTCGAGCTTAGCCAGGTCAGGCAGGAGATTGACCGTAGAATCCAGGAGAAGGAGGAAGAATTTGAGAACACCAGGAAGAATCACCAGAGAGCACTTGACTCCATGCAAGCATCACTCGAGGCCGAGGCCAAGGGTAAGGCTGAGGCGCTCAGGATGAAGAAGAAGCTCGAGGCTGATATTAATGAACTCGAAATTGCCCTGGACCACGCCAACAAGGCCAATGCTGAGGCTCAGAAGAACATCAAGAGATATCAGCAGCAACTCAAGGACGTTCAGACCGCACTTGAGGAGGAACAGAGAGCCAGGGATGAGGCTAGGGAACTCCTTGGAATCTCTGAACGCAGAGCAAATGCCCTTCAGAATGAACTCGAGGAAAGCCGCACTCTCCTTGAACAGGCTGATCGTGCACGCAGACAGGCTGAACAGGAGTGTGCTGACGCCCATGAACAGCTCAATGACATCAGCGCTCAGAATGCATCCATTTCAGCTGCCAAGAGGAAATTGGAGGCTGAATTACAGACCCTTCAC tcTGACCTCGATGAACTTCTCAATGAGGCCAAGAACTCCGAAGAGAAGGCAAAGAAGGCAATGGTTGACGCAGCTAGATTGGCTGATGAGCTTAGAGCTGAACAAGATCATGCTCAGACGCAAGAGAAACTGCGTAAAGCACTTGAGGCCCAGATCAAGGAACTTCAAGTACGTTTGGATGAGGCCGAGGCCAACGCACTCAAGGGTGGCAAGAAAGCCATTCAGAAATTGGAGCAACGCGTCAGGGAACTTGAGAACGAGCTTGATGGAGAACAGAGGAGACACGCCGATGCACAGAAGAATCTGCGCAAGGCCGAGCGTCGTATTAAGGAGCTCAGCTTCCAG GCTGACGAGGACCGCAAGAACCACGAGCGCATGCAAGACCTCGTTGACAAACTGCAACAGAAAATCAAGACGTACAAGAGGCAGATCGAGGAGGCTGAAGAAATTGCAGCACTCAATCTTGCTAAATTCCGCAAGGCACAGCAAGAACTTGAGGAGGCCGAAGAGAGAGCAGACCTCGCTGAACAGGCAATCACAAAGTTCCGTACTAAGGGAGGACGTGGAGGTAGCCAAGCACGTGGTCTTAGCCCAGCG cCACACAGACCAGCTTTCAAAACCCCATTCGATGGTTCCTCATTCCCGCCAAGGTTCGATCTACAGCCTGACGGTGATTTTTAA